Proteins from one Neodiprion fabricii isolate iyNeoFabr1 chromosome 5, iyNeoFabr1.1, whole genome shotgun sequence genomic window:
- the LOC124183383 gene encoding serine/threonine-protein phosphatase 5 — translation MSENAEITGAISSSDDIKTAEKFKEEANEYFKKQDYNRAIELYTKAIEVDPTVAVYYGNRSFAYLKTECFGYALTDASKAIELDRNYVKGYYRRAAAYMSLGKFKLALKDYETVTKARPNDKDAKTKFTECNKMVKKLAFEKAISVEENKKNIADTINLDDMAIEDEYTGPKLENDKVTLEFMTDLLSWYKKQNKLHRKYAYKILLDIKAWFMAQPSLVDISIPDKSKFTICGDIHGQYYDLLNVFKLNGLPSETNPYLFNGDFVDRGSFSVECIFTLFGFKLLYPNHFFMSRGNHESATMNQMYGFDGEVKAKYTAQMAELFTEVYNWLPLAHCLNSKVLVMHGGLFSRDDVTLSEIREIDRNRQPPEEGLMCELLWSDPQPQPGRAPSKRGVGVQFGPDVTHNFLSLNGLDYIVRSHEVKNEGYEVAHDGKCITVFSAPNYCDTMGNRGAFITLNGKDMEPNFTSYEAVPHPNVRPMAYANSLLKFMC, via the exons ATGAGTGAGAACGCTGAAATAACTGGAGCAATATCTTCTTCCGACGATATCAAGACAGCCGAAAAGTTCAAAGAAGAGGCAAACGAGTACTTCAAAA AACAAGATTATAATCGAGCTATAGAATTGTACACAAAAGCGATAGAAGTGGACCCCACTGTCGCTGTATATTATGGAAACAGAAGTTTTGCCTACCTGAAAACCGAATGTTTCGGATATGCCCTGACGGATGCCTCAAAGGCAATTGAATTAGACCGAAACTATGTAAAAGGCTATTACAGAAGAGCAGCAGCTTACATGTCGCTTGGTAAATTTAAGCTGGCTCTTAAGGACTATGAAACAGTGACAAAGGCCAGGCCCAATGACAAGGATGCTAAAACAAAATTCACTGAATGCAataaaatggtgaaaaaactAGCTTTCGAAAAAGCCATCTCTGTTgaagagaataagaagaatatAGCTGACACGATTAATCTTGATGACATGG CTATTGAAGACGAATACACCGGACCAAAACTAGAAAATGACAAAGTAACCTTGGAGTTTATGACGGATTTACTATCTTGGTATAAGAAGCAAAATAAACTTCATCGCAAGTATGCCTACAAGATACTTCTCGATATCAAAGCATGGTTTATGGCGCAGCCAAGCTTAGTAGATATTTCTATACCTGACAAGAGCAAGTTTACCATTTGCGGCGATATACATGGCCAGTATTATGATCTACTCAACGTATTCAAGCTGAATGGTCTACCCTCGGAAACCAATCCTTAT TTATTTAACGGAGATTTTGTGGACAGAGGATCCTTTTCTGTAGAGTGTATATTCACGTTGTTCGGCTTCAAGCTTCTATATCCCAATCACTTTTTCATGTCAAGGG GAAACCATGAATCTGCAACTATGAATCAAATGTATGGGTTTGATGGTGAGGTCAAGGCAAAATACACAGCACAAATGGCGGAACTTTTCACAGAGGTTTATAATTGGCTGCCTCTTGCGCACTGCCTCAATAGTAAAGTGCTT GTGATGCATGGAGGACTATTTTCAAGGGACGATGTGACGTTGTCCGAAATTCGAGAAATAGATAGAAACCGGCAGCCACCGGAAGAAGGATTGATGTGTGAATTGTTATGGTCAGATCCACAGCCTCAGCCGGGCCGAGCCCCTAGTAAAAGAGGGGTTGGGGTTCAATTTGGACCCGACGTTACACACAATTTCCTCAGTCTGAACGGACTTGATTATATCGTTAGAAGCcatgaagtgaaaaatgagGGTTATGAAGTTGCACATGATGGCAAATGTATCACGGTTTTCTCAGCTCCCAATTACTG tGATACCATGGGTAACCGAGGTGCCTTTATCACGCTCAACGGTAAAGATATGGAACCCAATTTCACATCATACGAAGCAGTG CCCCATCCGAACGTGAGGCCAATGGCGTATGCTAATTCTTTACTAAAATTCATGTGCTAG